The genomic region ATCACGGGTCCCTACTGCAGATTGTTCGTTCCATTCCGGGAGCTGCCCGGGAAATCTGGCGTGGCAAACAGGCTGCATGGCAAGCTTCGGCACAGCTTCGGCATCCATTGCGTGACATCGAGTGGGATACTGATACGGCTATCGCTCTGCAATCCGAGGTGGAGCGTTTGTTACCTGCCAGCGGCAAGTCTTTTGCACGCACTGACCAGGTCCAAAGTGCTCTCGTCTGTGAAGAAGATTGCATCATTCTGGAAGAGATCAAGACGCTGACCCAAGAGCATAATCGGAGTAACATCACTCGCACGGCAGCCTATCTGGAATGTTACGAGCAATATCCTGAACTGCATTGGGCGCTACTGGCTCATATGGTCTCTCGCAACGGCGGATATCACATGACAGATCTTCAGAGTGACCTGATGCATAATTTACAGAATCAAAGCGATCGTGAGCATATGTATCGACTGTTAGAACGGTGTAACGCACTCATCTTCCAGGATGCATATCCCCAGCTTCTGCTGTATATGAACAGTCGCCGGATCGGACGAAGCTGTTTTCATCTCTTGTCACACTTTCACGTATCGGCGTTCATGACGCCGTTTTGGGAACGCTTTTGGCTGGAACGGTGCAGTTCACTGCTAAGTGTGGCATTAATTATTAATGAGCAGAACTATATCGAGAGCCGGGTGGTGCAGCATCCTTATTTTCAAAAAGAAGTACTTTCCAAACCCGCGTTCCATCTGCATAATCTGGCCGGTCTGAATCATATCGTCTTTCCTCTAGGAAGAGAAGCCGGGCTTGCAGGACGGGTGATTGAACATTTTGGCAAGCTGGATGAGCGAATTCTGTTTGGCAAAGGCCTGTATGCCCTGTTGTTTGGTGTAGAGCAAGTACACACACAAGTGTTGGAATTCGCACGTTCGGTTCCCCATCGTGGCTCACGTGCCGAATATTGGCCTGGCCTGTTTACCCATCATGAAGACGAGGCGGGTGATCATACACTTTATGCTCAGGAGCTACTGGATGAAGAATGGCTACCCAAAGGGCAACGATTGTATAGTCCTGAACTGCTCGCCGTATGGGGAGACACGCCTTATGAGCCAATCACCAGACAGGACTGGCTTCAGACTCGGGATTGTCTTGGTTATCTGACGGCACCGCGCCGCCCATGGCTGTTTGAGATGAGTCACGAACATCGGTATGGCATGCTGAAAACAGCACTGGCTCATGATGCTAAAGCGACCATTCACTAAAGTTGAAGATCATATGGAGCAGGCAAAGCCGCATGATGTAGATAACCCGATGCACCGCTAGTATAGGTTTACTTACCTAATAATTTGCCTAATGTCCAACTCAGGCTCTCAGCTGGTCTTAACGATACAAAAAGCCCTGTCCGCTTCGACAGCAGACAGAGCTTGTATCTTATTTTGCACAATAATGATGCTTAAATGATTATATCCTTCCAGGTTAACCTCTTTGCACGCCTCCACGTTGGAGACGCATGAGTGGACGAAGAATTTTTTGCAGAATACGGGGGTAACTGCCCAGCTCGTCCTTGCGCAGTACACGCAGCACGACCATGAGAACCAGATACACCCCCACCACAAGCACTCCAACCACAAGGCAGGTGAGCAAGAAGGATACGCGTGCTGGCAGGAACAGTCCAAAGATCATATTGCCAATCCAGTTCGCTGCAAATCCTACACCTGCTGCAAGCAGCACTGTAATGATAAACCCTTTCCAGCGATCTCCCATAATGGAGAAATCAACGATTTTGCGAAGGACTCGCAGATTCAGGTACGTGATCACCAAGAAGCAGAGAGCTGTTGCAATAATGATGCCGTAAATACCGAAGATAGGCGCCAGAATCAAACTTGCGACCAACTTGATCACAACACCTGCTGCCACACTCACCATCGTAATCCGCGGTTTACCTACCCCAAGCAAAATGGAGTTGGTGGTCATCATCGTAATCTGAAAAATGGTACCGAATGTCAACAAAGCAATGATCGGCGTTCCATCCAGATTGGTAAACAGCAATCCGTTGACGGAATACGCTGCCGCACAAAGTGCAATAACAATCGGCATACCTGTCAGAATCGAAATGCGCAACGCAAGTGTAACCTGATTCTTCAGATGGGCTTCATCCTTGCGGGCAAATGCTGCTGAAATGACAGGCACTAACGATTGACTCAAAGCGATAGCCAGAATCGGAGGAATCCCCGCAATACTTTGGGCCTTGGCACCGAGAATCGCAAGTACACCTGTCGCCTCTTCAAGCCCGATCTGGCCACTAAGCAGTGGAACCACAAGGGATGAATCGATAAAGTTAATGGCTGGAACCGCAAGTGAAGACAGCACAATTGGAATAGAGAGCTTAAAGATATCACTGTAGATGCCTCGCATCGGCAATTGCTCTGCACGCTCGTAATTCAATTGCGCCGCACGATCGCTACGACGCAGCTTCAAGGTGAAGTACAGCATGACACCGAAAGCACCAACACTTCCTAATACCCCACCAAATGAAGCACCTGCAGCAATCGTTTGATCATCATAATTCCATTGCAGCATGACATAAGCCACGATAATGGCTGTACCTACACGAGCAAACTGTTCCACAATCTGTGAAA from Paenibacillus sp. FSL R5-0341 harbors:
- a CDS encoding DUF2515 family protein, whose amino-acid sequence is MTSTRTDSSSEQHHGSLLQIVRSIPGAAREIWRGKQAAWQASAQLRHPLRDIEWDTDTAIALQSEVERLLPASGKSFARTDQVQSALVCEEDCIILEEIKTLTQEHNRSNITRTAAYLECYEQYPELHWALLAHMVSRNGGYHMTDLQSDLMHNLQNQSDREHMYRLLERCNALIFQDAYPQLLLYMNSRRIGRSCFHLLSHFHVSAFMTPFWERFWLERCSSLLSVALIINEQNYIESRVVQHPYFQKEVLSKPAFHLHNLAGLNHIVFPLGREAGLAGRVIEHFGKLDERILFGKGLYALLFGVEQVHTQVLEFARSVPHRGSRAEYWPGLFTHHEDEAGDHTLYAQELLDEEWLPKGQRLYSPELLAVWGDTPYEPITRQDWLQTRDCLGYLTAPRRPWLFEMSHEHRYGMLKTALAHDAKATIH
- a CDS encoding polysaccharide biosynthesis protein — translated: MSKKETFIKGTLILAAAALIARVLGLVQRVPLEHILGDIGNASFTISNTVYLMLLTVATAGIPSTLSKMVSERYALGRAGEAQQIYRAALIFAAVAGVVMSALLWFAAPYYATYVSKVPESVSAIRALAPALLLFPAIAMMRGYFQGRGNMTAGGISQIVEQFARVGTAIIVAYVMLQWNYDDQTIAAGASFGGVLGSVGAFGVMLYFTLKLRRSDRAAQLNYERAEQLPMRGIYSDIFKLSIPIVLSSLAVPAINFIDSSLVVPLLSGQIGLEEATGVLAILGAKAQSIAGIPPILAIALSQSLVPVISAAFARKDEAHLKNQVTLALRISILTGMPIVIALCAAAYSVNGLLFTNLDGTPIIALLTFGTIFQITMMTTNSILLGVGKPRITMVSVAAGVVIKLVASLILAPIFGIYGIIIATALCFLVITYLNLRVLRKIVDFSIMGDRWKGFIITVLLAAGVGFAANWIGNMIFGLFLPARVSFLLTCLVVGVLVVGVYLVLMVVLRVLRKDELGSYPRILQKILRPLMRLQRGGVQRG